A single Saccharolobus shibatae B12 DNA region contains:
- a CDS encoding DMT family transporter — protein MKILKYLLPYVIITSFNYYFAKDAITFSSPISFNLIRYAISSIIFLSISRGKIIFNRDVIQLAVYTTVSSLLWAYGLLYVSPAESAVLSYTMPLFSIPISFLILFERPALLEIVGVVIGFSGVILYGLPLVHGLTLFGSIITIVNALFWGLFTVFYRKLKGYDPITVNASQFSIGSIILALLLPIDYNIDPNPEFYIGIAYTSTLGGAISFFLWNMMVKAEKIPKVTVLSFSVPILTTLVEFLLYHVVPFPIQLFGIFLMFLGILISRSRTLLS, from the coding sequence GTGAAAATATTAAAATACCTACTACCTTATGTAATAATAACATCATTTAACTACTACTTCGCAAAGGATGCCATAACGTTTTCATCACCTATCTCTTTCAATCTCATTAGGTATGCTATCTCTTCTATTATATTTTTATCAATTAGTAGGGGAAAGATTATCTTTAACAGAGACGTAATACAATTGGCAGTTTACACTACAGTATCATCATTATTATGGGCGTATGGTTTACTTTATGTAAGCCCAGCTGAGTCAGCTGTGCTAAGCTATACAATGCCCTTGTTTTCAATACCCATTTCCTTTCTCATCTTATTTGAAAGACCCGCGCTACTTGAGATTGTTGGAGTAGTAATAGGTTTCTCGGGCGTAATTTTATACGGTTTACCATTGGTTCATGGTCTCACACTATTTGGTTCAATTATAACTATCGTCAATGCCCTATTTTGGGGGTTATTCACAGTTTTCTACAGAAAATTAAAGGGTTACGATCCTATAACAGTAAATGCAAGTCAATTCTCGATAGGGAGCATAATTCTAGCATTACTGCTCCCAATAGACTATAACATTGACCCAAACCCAGAATTTTATATAGGAATCGCTTATACTTCAACTTTAGGTGGGGCCATTTCTTTCTTCCTTTGGAACATGATGGTTAAGGCTGAGAAGATACCTAAGGTAACAGTTCTCAGCTTCTCTGTGCCTATTCTAACTACTCTAGTAGAGTTCCTACTGTACCACGTTGTACCTTTTCCTATACAGCTATTCGGCATTTTCTTGATGTTTTTGGGAATTTTAATCTCTAGATCAAGAACATTATTAAGTTAA
- the acs gene encoding acetate--CoA ligase produces MSVTWALPFDQKINPKLNSNRLVSINTYKEIHSQTVKDYKQFWASIASEIDWFKPWEKTLDDSNPPFYKWFVGGELNASYLTVDRHVKSWRKNKVAIIWEGESVDEKGNPKEVRKLTYYDLYREVNRVAYLLKEKYGLKKGDAIAIYLPMIPELPIFMLAAARIGVIFTVVFSGFSADALANRINDAEAKLLVTADGGWRRGKVVDLKGIVDKALEKTPTIKDVIVVRRIGNKVNMVEGRDKYFDEVIKDIPQNVYVEPERMKSEDPLYILYTSGTTGKPKGIVHDIGGYMTLLHATMKWVFDIRDDDIYWCTADIGWVTGHSYIVFGPLMEGATEIMYEGALDYPQPDRWVSIIERYGITILYTSPTAIRSFMKYGDNWVKAHITSTVRLMHSVGEPINPEAWEWLWKLVGREEVPFGSTWWMTETGGILISHLPGLYLVPMKPGTNGPPILGIEPDVVNEDGKQVNPEERGYLVIKNPWPGMPLTIYKDPERYVKVYWSRFPGMFYVGDYAVKDKDGYFWILGRADEVIKVAGHRLGTYELESALIEHPAVAEAAVIGVPDPVKGEVPYAFVILRQGYTPNAQLSQEILKTVREKVGPIATIDKIFFVGKLPKTRSGKIMRRVVRAVATRAEVGDITTLEDEASVEEIKKALEEFRAEFEKINK; encoded by the coding sequence ATGTCAGTAACGTGGGCTCTACCTTTTGATCAAAAGATAAACCCAAAACTGAATTCAAATAGGCTAGTAAGTATAAATACGTATAAAGAGATTCACAGCCAAACGGTAAAAGATTACAAACAATTTTGGGCATCTATAGCCTCAGAAATTGACTGGTTCAAACCATGGGAGAAAACACTAGACGATAGTAATCCTCCATTCTATAAGTGGTTCGTAGGTGGAGAGCTTAACGCCTCTTATCTAACTGTAGATAGGCACGTTAAAAGCTGGAGGAAGAATAAGGTTGCCATAATATGGGAAGGAGAATCGGTGGACGAGAAGGGAAACCCAAAGGAGGTTAGAAAGTTAACATATTACGATCTATATAGGGAAGTTAATAGAGTAGCTTATCTCTTGAAGGAGAAATACGGGTTAAAGAAAGGTGATGCAATAGCGATTTACCTTCCAATGATACCAGAATTACCAATATTCATGTTAGCTGCTGCTAGGATCGGAGTAATCTTTACGGTGGTGTTCTCAGGGTTTAGCGCTGACGCATTAGCAAATAGGATTAATGACGCCGAAGCTAAGTTACTAGTTACCGCAGATGGTGGATGGAGAAGGGGTAAAGTTGTTGACTTAAAGGGAATTGTAGACAAGGCTTTGGAGAAGACCCCAACAATAAAGGATGTAATAGTAGTTAGAAGGATAGGTAATAAGGTCAACATGGTTGAAGGTAGAGATAAGTACTTTGATGAAGTAATCAAGGACATTCCACAAAACGTTTACGTTGAACCAGAAAGGATGAAATCTGAAGATCCGTTATATATACTCTACACCTCTGGAACCACTGGAAAACCTAAGGGTATAGTCCACGATATTGGAGGGTATATGACATTATTACACGCTACAATGAAGTGGGTATTCGATATAAGGGATGACGATATTTATTGGTGTACTGCTGATATAGGATGGGTTACTGGACACTCTTACATTGTGTTTGGACCATTAATGGAAGGAGCAACTGAAATAATGTATGAAGGAGCCTTGGATTATCCACAACCGGATAGGTGGGTATCGATAATTGAAAGGTATGGGATCACAATCCTTTATACCTCACCCACTGCAATTAGAAGCTTCATGAAATATGGTGATAATTGGGTTAAGGCTCACATTACCTCCACTGTTAGGCTAATGCATTCTGTAGGTGAACCAATAAATCCGGAAGCTTGGGAGTGGTTATGGAAATTAGTCGGTAGAGAGGAGGTACCATTTGGAAGCACCTGGTGGATGACTGAGACTGGAGGTATTCTAATATCTCATTTACCAGGATTATATCTTGTGCCAATGAAACCTGGGACAAATGGTCCACCAATATTGGGAATTGAGCCAGATGTAGTTAATGAAGATGGGAAACAAGTTAACCCTGAGGAAAGAGGATATCTTGTTATAAAGAATCCGTGGCCTGGAATGCCATTGACCATTTACAAGGATCCTGAAAGATACGTGAAGGTGTATTGGAGTAGATTCCCTGGAATGTTCTATGTTGGTGATTACGCTGTTAAGGACAAGGATGGATACTTCTGGATATTAGGGAGGGCTGATGAAGTTATCAAGGTAGCTGGGCATAGGTTAGGTACATATGAGTTAGAGTCAGCTTTAATTGAGCATCCTGCAGTTGCGGAAGCAGCGGTAATTGGAGTCCCAGACCCAGTTAAGGGAGAGGTGCCTTATGCGTTTGTAATTTTGAGACAAGGTTATACACCTAATGCACAACTTTCACAAGAGATACTGAAGACGGTAAGAGAAAAGGTAGGACCAATAGCCACTATAGATAAGATATTCTTCGTAGGCAAATTGCCTAAAACGAGAAGTGGAAAAATAATGAGAAGAGTTGTAAGAGCAGTTGCAACTAGGGCTGAAGTGGGAGATATAACTACACTGGAGGATGAGGCTTCTGTAGAGGAGATTAAAAAAGCTTTAGAGGAGTTTAGGGCAGAGTTTGAAAAGATTAACAAATAA
- a CDS encoding acetate uptake transporter has translation MTEQKRANPAPLGLSGFALTTLVLSTFNAGLITQGASVVLGLAAFYGGLAQLLAGILEWRAGNTFGYTAFFTYGAFWEWYFLTAGGFFGGVTPQAIGLVLIAFGIFTLAMWFGTFKANLGLFMTFLLLWITFFLLGVGAMAGNVGLSHAGGYVGILTAIAAWYTGLAIVVAESLGKSPPVGRPIMK, from the coding sequence ATGACAGAGCAAAAAAGGGCAAATCCAGCCCCCTTAGGACTTTCTGGTTTCGCATTAACAACACTCGTGTTATCTACCTTCAATGCAGGGTTAATAACACAAGGAGCATCGGTGGTGTTGGGACTAGCAGCGTTTTATGGAGGATTGGCTCAACTATTAGCCGGAATATTGGAATGGAGGGCAGGGAACACTTTTGGCTATACTGCCTTCTTTACTTATGGTGCATTTTGGGAGTGGTATTTCCTCACCGCGGGAGGATTTTTTGGAGGAGTCACACCTCAAGCTATAGGCTTGGTATTAATTGCGTTTGGAATCTTTACGTTAGCAATGTGGTTTGGCACGTTTAAGGCAAATCTAGGATTATTCATGACATTTCTATTACTGTGGATAACGTTCTTCCTACTTGGAGTGGGTGCCATGGCCGGAAATGTTGGACTATCTCATGCCGGTGGATATGTAGGAATATTAACGGCAATTGCAGCGTGGTATACTGGACTAGCTATTGTAGTAGCTGAGAGCTTAGGCAAGAGTCCTCCAGTAGGAAGACCAATAATGAAATAA
- a CDS encoding NAD(P)-dependent malic enzyme, with translation MVDPVELSRKYEGKIEIYPKIPITSYNDFALIYTPGVAEVSKAIYKDPDKSFELTSRWNTIAVVTDGTRVLGLGNIGPTAAMPVMEGKSLLFKYLGGVDAIPLPINVKSADEFANVVKALETSFGGINLEDIESPKCFYILEKLQSMLNIPVWHDDQQGTAAAILAGLINAMILTNKDPKESKVVFYGAGASNIAAARILAKYGFKYENIVMIDSKGPLYADREDVDHLMLHHKWKYELAIKTNKWEAKEIKDAFSGADAVVAASTPGPNVIKKEWISLMNKDAIVFALANPVPEIWPQDAKEAGAKIVATGRSDFPNQVNNSLIFPAIFRGVLDSRAKAITDEMTIAASEALAKYARDRGINENYIIPRMDEWEAFYEEAAAVASKAVEVGLARVKKSREEFREIAKERILRARKIMNLVISTWSP, from the coding sequence ATGGTTGATCCTGTAGAACTGTCAAGGAAGTACGAGGGAAAAATTGAGATATATCCGAAAATTCCCATCACCTCTTATAACGATTTCGCTCTCATATACACCCCGGGTGTTGCTGAAGTATCTAAGGCGATTTATAAGGATCCGGATAAGAGCTTTGAGTTAACAAGTAGGTGGAACACAATAGCAGTAGTAACAGACGGAACTAGGGTTTTGGGATTAGGAAATATTGGCCCAACTGCAGCAATGCCTGTGATGGAAGGGAAATCTCTATTGTTCAAATACTTAGGAGGAGTTGATGCAATACCTTTGCCAATTAACGTAAAGAGTGCAGATGAGTTCGCAAATGTTGTAAAAGCTCTGGAAACGTCCTTTGGCGGGATTAATCTTGAAGATATTGAGTCACCAAAGTGTTTCTATATTCTGGAAAAATTGCAATCCATGTTGAATATTCCAGTATGGCATGATGATCAACAAGGTACTGCAGCAGCTATTCTAGCCGGGTTGATTAATGCGATGATATTAACCAATAAAGACCCTAAGGAAAGTAAAGTCGTATTTTACGGAGCTGGAGCATCAAATATTGCAGCAGCTAGAATTTTAGCTAAATATGGATTCAAATACGAAAATATTGTAATGATTGATAGTAAGGGTCCATTATATGCTGATAGGGAGGACGTAGATCACTTAATGTTACATCATAAGTGGAAGTACGAATTGGCTATAAAGACGAATAAATGGGAAGCTAAGGAGATAAAGGACGCGTTTAGTGGTGCAGATGCAGTAGTTGCTGCATCTACTCCAGGTCCCAATGTAATAAAGAAGGAATGGATAAGTCTGATGAATAAGGACGCAATAGTCTTTGCCTTAGCCAATCCAGTTCCAGAGATATGGCCGCAAGACGCTAAGGAGGCAGGAGCGAAGATTGTCGCAACGGGTAGAAGTGATTTCCCTAACCAAGTTAATAACTCCCTAATTTTCCCTGCAATATTTAGGGGAGTTTTGGATAGTAGAGCAAAGGCGATTACAGATGAGATGACGATTGCAGCCTCTGAAGCTCTAGCTAAATACGCTAGGGATAGGGGGATAAATGAGAACTACATAATACCTAGAATGGATGAATGGGAAGCATTTTACGAGGAAGCAGCAGCAGTTGCTAGTAAGGCAGTAGAAGTAGGGTTAGCTAGAGTTAAAAAGAGTAGAGAAGAGTTCAGGGAAATCGCTAAGGAGAGAATATTAAGGGCTAGGAAGATAATGAATTTGGTGATATCCACATGGTCACCATAA
- a CDS encoding PaaI family thioesterase — protein sequence MDSQNYDIEKILQRYDSDYVFHYLGVKILEIKEGYAKTQIPFKKELTRRGNILNGGMIVASIDYTGGLAVLSINDGMDQVTQELKVNFLEPMYRGPFTVEANVIRKGRTAVVVEITFKDVEGSLGAIGLGTWYIIRDKKINMNVQPQ from the coding sequence ATGGATTCCCAAAACTATGATATTGAAAAAATTTTACAGAGATACGATAGCGATTACGTATTTCATTATTTAGGTGTGAAGATTTTAGAGATAAAGGAGGGATATGCTAAAACACAAATACCGTTCAAGAAGGAGCTGACAAGAAGGGGAAATATTCTAAATGGTGGAATGATAGTTGCGTCCATAGACTACACAGGTGGATTGGCAGTTCTATCAATAAACGATGGAATGGATCAGGTAACACAAGAACTAAAGGTAAATTTCCTAGAGCCAATGTATAGGGGGCCGTTTACTGTTGAAGCAAATGTAATAAGAAAAGGTAGAACTGCAGTCGTAGTGGAGATTACTTTTAAAGACGTTGAGGGAAGTCTTGGTGCGATTGGATTGGGAACGTGGTACATAATAAGGGATAAGAAAATTAACATGAATGTTCAACCTCAATAA
- a CDS encoding selenium-binding family protein: protein MELPSVFAPFKRDPTFYPSPRMAMKSPPEDLAYVACLYTGTGINRPDFIAVVDVKLESETYSKVIHKVELPYINDELHHFGWNACSSALCPNGRPNFERRFLVVPGLRSSRIYIIDTKLNPRQPNIVKTIEPEEVKKVTGYSRLHTVHCGPDGVYISALGNENGEDPGGILMLDHYSFEPLGKWEIDRGDQYLAYDFWWNLPNEVMVTSEWAVPNTIENGLRLEHLKDRYGNRIHFWDLRRRKKVSSVTLGEENRMALELRPLHDPTKLMGFINMVVSLKDLSSSIWLWYYEDGKWNAEKVIEIPAEPTEGSLPEILKPFKAVPPLVTDIDLSLDDKFLYVSLWGIGEIRQYDVSNPFKPVLTGKVKLGGIFHRADHPSDHKLTGAPQMIEISRDGKRVYVTNSLYSTWDNQFYPEGLKGWMVKLNANPDGGLNVDKEFFVDFGEARSHQVRLRGGDASSDSYCYP, encoded by the coding sequence ATGGAATTACCATCAGTTTTCGCTCCCTTTAAGAGAGATCCAACGTTTTATCCATCTCCAAGGATGGCCATGAAATCACCTCCAGAGGACTTAGCTTATGTTGCTTGTTTATACACGGGAACTGGAATAAATAGGCCAGATTTCATAGCGGTAGTTGATGTAAAGCTTGAATCGGAAACTTATTCTAAGGTAATCCATAAGGTTGAATTACCGTATATCAATGATGAGCTACATCACTTTGGTTGGAACGCCTGCAGTTCAGCCCTATGCCCTAATGGAAGACCTAATTTTGAGAGAAGATTCCTAGTAGTACCCGGTTTGCGCTCCTCAAGAATTTACATAATAGATACAAAATTAAACCCTAGACAGCCTAACATAGTTAAAACTATAGAACCAGAGGAAGTTAAGAAAGTAACGGGTTATAGTAGGCTACATACAGTACATTGTGGACCAGACGGTGTGTACATAAGTGCTCTTGGCAATGAAAACGGTGAGGATCCTGGAGGAATTTTAATGCTAGACCATTACAGTTTTGAACCATTAGGTAAATGGGAAATAGATAGGGGTGATCAATATTTGGCTTACGATTTCTGGTGGAATTTACCAAATGAAGTAATGGTAACTAGTGAGTGGGCAGTGCCAAACACTATTGAGAACGGGCTTCGATTGGAACATCTAAAAGATAGGTATGGAAATAGGATACACTTCTGGGACTTGAGGAGAAGAAAGAAGGTATCAAGCGTAACCCTTGGTGAAGAGAATAGAATGGCGTTAGAGCTTAGACCCCTACATGACCCAACTAAACTCATGGGATTCATAAATATGGTAGTAAGCCTAAAGGATCTGAGCAGTTCAATCTGGTTATGGTACTACGAAGATGGTAAGTGGAATGCGGAAAAGGTTATTGAAATCCCTGCGGAACCTACTGAGGGAAGTTTGCCTGAGATATTGAAACCATTTAAGGCTGTACCACCATTAGTTACTGATATAGACTTAAGCCTTGATGATAAGTTCCTTTACGTTAGCTTATGGGGTATAGGAGAGATTAGGCAGTACGACGTGAGTAATCCATTTAAACCAGTACTTACTGGAAAGGTCAAATTGGGAGGTATATTTCATAGGGCTGACCATCCCTCAGATCATAAACTTACTGGAGCTCCTCAGATGATTGAAATCAGTAGGGACGGAAAAAGAGTTTACGTTACCAATTCCCTATATAGTACTTGGGATAATCAATTCTATCCTGAGGGCTTAAAGGGATGGATGGTTAAACTAAATGCTAATCCAGATGGAGGTCTAAATGTGGATAAGGAGTTCTTCGTGGATTTTGGAGAGGCTAGATCACATCAAGTTAGGTTAAGGGGAGGAGATGCTTCCTCTGACTCTTATTGCTATCCTTAG
- a CDS encoding 3-hydroxyacyl-CoA dehydrogenase, protein MIRNVLVVGAGTMGHGIAEVSAIAGYNVYLSDVSKDILNNAIQKVKWSLDKLYEKGNLKESVEDVLGRIKTIEGLSNELREIDISIEAIPEKLDLKRQLFSKLEELLPNNAILATNTSSLPITEIASAVKMQERVVGTHFFNPPVLMQLVEIIRGSKTSDDTIKQTYEFIKSLRKIPIMVNKDVPGFVVNRILLRIITTACMLVEKGICEYTAIDAVARYKLGFPMGIFELVDYTGVDVNYYVSSAMMERGFKAYPCKTLEEMTKKGDLGVKSGKGFYTYPSNKYVKPNLPPQLAEKINPLYIIAPAISEANWMVKNGIASKEDIDLGVRLGLSFPKGIFDYEREFGRESVTKALGDLRRISGMEEYLPE, encoded by the coding sequence ATGATAAGAAATGTATTGGTAGTTGGAGCAGGGACAATGGGCCACGGAATTGCCGAAGTTTCAGCCATAGCTGGGTATAACGTGTATCTGAGTGATGTATCTAAAGATATATTGAATAACGCAATACAGAAGGTCAAGTGGAGTTTGGATAAATTATATGAAAAAGGTAACTTAAAGGAAAGTGTTGAGGACGTTTTGGGAAGAATTAAAACCATAGAAGGGTTATCGAATGAGTTAAGGGAAATTGATATATCAATAGAAGCAATACCAGAGAAATTGGATTTAAAGAGACAACTATTTTCTAAGCTTGAGGAACTATTACCCAATAATGCGATATTGGCTACTAATACTAGTAGCTTACCAATTACGGAAATTGCTTCTGCTGTAAAAATGCAGGAAAGGGTTGTAGGAACTCACTTCTTTAATCCCCCAGTGTTAATGCAGTTAGTGGAGATAATAAGGGGAAGTAAAACTTCAGACGACACTATTAAACAGACTTATGAATTCATTAAATCCCTTAGAAAGATACCAATAATGGTTAATAAGGACGTACCGGGATTTGTGGTTAATAGAATATTATTGAGGATTATCACCACAGCTTGCATGCTTGTTGAAAAGGGTATTTGTGAATATACTGCGATAGACGCAGTAGCTAGATATAAATTGGGATTTCCAATGGGAATTTTCGAACTTGTGGATTATACTGGTGTGGATGTTAACTATTACGTAAGCTCTGCAATGATGGAAAGGGGATTTAAGGCCTATCCGTGTAAGACACTAGAGGAGATGACAAAAAAGGGAGATCTAGGCGTAAAGAGTGGAAAAGGGTTCTATACTTATCCATCAAATAAGTATGTTAAGCCTAATTTACCTCCACAACTAGCTGAAAAAATAAATCCGTTATACATTATAGCTCCTGCGATAAGTGAGGCAAATTGGATGGTTAAAAATGGAATTGCAAGCAAGGAAGATATTGACCTAGGTGTCAGATTAGGATTAAGCTTTCCTAAAGGCATTTTCGATTACGAAAGGGAGTTTGGAAGAGAAAGTGTAACTAAGGCCTTAGGAGACTTGAGAAGAATTTCTGGTATGGAAGAGTATTTACCGGAATAA
- a CDS encoding muconolactone Delta-isomerase, producing MLFLLWFKIKQPTNITQKQLMEIWKREAEAAMPAVKAGKIKGLYKVTGRREVVAIIDVNSHEELDEILETLPIVKELGHSLTIEVTAIHPYENFYELMKKLLQ from the coding sequence ATGCTATTCCTTCTATGGTTTAAGATAAAACAACCAACGAATATAACGCAAAAGCAGTTAATGGAAATATGGAAAAGGGAAGCTGAGGCAGCAATGCCAGCAGTTAAGGCTGGGAAGATAAAGGGTCTGTACAAGGTTACTGGAAGAAGAGAGGTTGTAGCGATAATAGATGTTAACTCTCATGAGGAATTAGACGAGATTTTAGAGACCCTACCAATAGTTAAGGAGCTCGGTCATTCACTAACAATAGAAGTAACCGCAATTCATCCTTATGAAAACTTTTATGAATTAATGAAAAAATTACTACAATAA
- a CDS encoding GNAT family N-acetyltransferase: MVTIRRATKEDVKTLIDFFSRMYRLNSEFDPLLLTPENLEERINKVVEKSLEDQNEMIVVAEDQGRIVGAARVLIIDRIFYTPEKEALIREFYVHPSYRRQGVGNEIVNFIISELKERGIEILGAEFPSRNLIAISFYRKMGFREIYCEFIKKI, from the coding sequence ATGGTCACCATAAGGAGGGCTACTAAAGAGGACGTAAAAACGTTAATAGATTTTTTCAGTAGAATGTATAGGTTAAACAGCGAATTCGATCCCTTACTATTGACTCCAGAGAATTTGGAGGAAAGGATTAACAAAGTGGTAGAGAAGAGTCTTGAAGACCAAAATGAAATGATAGTGGTAGCGGAAGATCAAGGTAGGATAGTTGGTGCTGCCAGGGTTTTAATAATAGATAGGATATTTTATACACCGGAAAAGGAAGCATTAATTAGGGAGTTTTACGTACATCCTTCATACAGAAGGCAGGGAGTAGGTAATGAGATAGTAAATTTCATAATAAGCGAGTTGAAAGAGAGGGGAATAGAGATACTAGGAGCTGAATTCCCTTCTAGAAATTTAATAGCAATTTCATTCTATAGAAAAATGGGCTTCAGGGAAATATATTGTGAATTCATTAAGAAAATTTAA
- a CDS encoding Zn-ribbon domain-containing OB-fold protein, with translation MSLNEIRDKMQKEISQSLSMLDNVIKTTKLPIVNEQKTNNPLWIDVREIDLRYQIPVKKIYKFFEGLKEGKVLATKCPKCGSVYFPPQDDCPKCKISNLEWIEMPKEGEIMAYTVINVKPPSFSHYQDYIVGIARMSNGVNVLGWVRAKEVRVGMKVRLEVVERKPEGYLTYELVPVG, from the coding sequence ATGAGTCTAAATGAAATAAGGGATAAGATGCAAAAGGAAATTTCGCAATCTTTGTCAATGCTTGATAACGTGATAAAGACAACTAAATTACCAATAGTGAATGAACAAAAGACTAATAACCCCCTTTGGATTGACGTAAGGGAGATTGACCTAAGGTATCAAATTCCAGTTAAAAAGATATACAAATTCTTTGAGGGGTTAAAGGAGGGTAAAGTCTTAGCTACTAAATGTCCAAAGTGTGGTTCTGTATATTTTCCGCCTCAAGATGATTGTCCAAAGTGCAAAATATCCAATTTAGAATGGATTGAAATGCCTAAGGAAGGTGAAATTATGGCATATACCGTAATTAACGTCAAACCTCCCTCATTCTCTCACTATCAAGATTATATAGTGGGTATAGCTAGGATGAGTAATGGAGTAAATGTTCTAGGCTGGGTAAGGGCTAAGGAAGTTAGAGTCGGAATGAAGGTTAGACTTGAGGTTGTTGAGAGGAAACCAGAAGGATATCTAACTTATGAACTGGTTCCAGTAGGTTGA
- a CDS encoding DsrE family protein — MAKVLFLIMSGDEKFDLAMRMAYNSVKNKRYEDVKVIYFGPSQKKLTQLDGDMKNMFQELLQNKIVDSACIGVAQAMNIKPHLENLGVSLMPAGERVSYYVNQGYEVITF; from the coding sequence ATGGCAAAAGTCCTCTTCTTAATAATGTCTGGAGACGAGAAGTTCGATCTAGCAATGAGAATGGCTTATAACTCAGTGAAAAATAAGAGATATGAAGACGTTAAAGTGATATACTTCGGACCAAGTCAGAAGAAATTAACGCAATTGGATGGCGATATGAAAAACATGTTCCAAGAGCTCCTTCAAAATAAAATAGTAGACTCTGCTTGCATAGGAGTTGCGCAGGCAATGAACATAAAGCCTCATCTAGAGAATTTAGGAGTGTCATTGATGCCAGCCGGTGAGAGAGTATCCTATTACGTCAATCAAGGCTATGAGGTAATAACGTTTTGA
- a CDS encoding thiolase domain-containing protein has product MRNVAIIGTGHTKFGVRTDVNLQELAWEAVKQALEEANIDQNEIQYFVVGNVGNWSSEELPAVIVGEYCNLTPKGTMRVEAACSTGSAAIRDAYLAIKSGEADIALVVGVEQMHQAPNPQVVELIGRAGGYFWEFENFGLTFPGYYALHASAYMAKYGMKEEDLGKIAIKNHYYGAKNPYAQFQKEITMEEYLKSKPVAYPLKLLDSSPITDGAAAIVLASEEVAKKITDSPVWIVSQGVASGTANLSRRTDFTHIEAAYIAAQQAYKRARIDFDNAWKSFDVADVHDCFTIAEIMAYEDLGFAKRGEGYLLAREGQTYIGGKIPVNVDGGLKAKGHPIGATGVSMAVSITRQLLYRAHKGTQVDVRNGMGITHNVGGTGHYAYVTIYSTRRPST; this is encoded by the coding sequence ATGAGAAATGTAGCAATTATCGGAACTGGACACACCAAATTCGGGGTAAGGACAGATGTCAATTTGCAAGAACTCGCTTGGGAGGCAGTTAAACAAGCTCTTGAAGAAGCAAACATAGATCAAAATGAAATACAATACTTCGTTGTTGGCAATGTAGGGAATTGGAGTTCCGAGGAATTACCAGCAGTAATAGTAGGGGAGTATTGTAACCTAACACCAAAGGGGACTATGAGAGTTGAGGCAGCATGTTCTACTGGAAGTGCAGCAATAAGAGATGCCTATTTAGCAATTAAATCTGGTGAAGCCGACATCGCATTAGTCGTGGGAGTAGAACAAATGCATCAAGCACCTAATCCCCAAGTGGTTGAACTAATTGGCAGGGCTGGGGGCTATTTCTGGGAGTTTGAGAACTTCGGGCTGACCTTCCCGGGATATTACGCACTTCACGCCTCCGCATATATGGCTAAGTATGGTATGAAAGAGGAAGACTTAGGAAAGATTGCCATTAAGAATCATTATTATGGGGCTAAGAACCCTTATGCACAATTTCAAAAAGAAATAACTATGGAGGAATATTTGAAGTCCAAACCAGTTGCTTATCCCCTAAAGCTTCTGGACTCCTCTCCAATTACTGACGGTGCTGCTGCAATAGTCTTAGCATCTGAGGAAGTTGCTAAAAAGATAACTGATTCTCCAGTATGGATAGTATCACAAGGAGTTGCTAGCGGCACTGCAAACTTGAGTAGGAGAACTGACTTCACACATATAGAAGCAGCTTACATTGCAGCACAGCAAGCGTATAAGAGAGCTAGAATTGATTTCGATAACGCATGGAAGAGCTTCGACGTAGCAGATGTGCACGATTGTTTCACGATAGCGGAAATAATGGCATATGAAGATTTGGGATTCGCAAAAAGAGGTGAGGGATACCTATTGGCAAGAGAAGGACAAACATACATAGGTGGAAAAATACCAGTAAACGTTGATGGAGGGTTAAAAGCAAAAGGACACCCAATAGGGGCAACTGGGGTAAGCATGGCAGTATCAATAACAAGACAATTATTATACAGAGCACACAAGGGAACACAAGTGGATGTTAGGAACGGGATGGGAATAACACACAACGTTGGAGGAACTGGACATTACGCATACGTAACAATATACTCAACTAGGAGGCCATCTACATGA